gtcACCAGGGAGACAAAGACTGTGGTTGTAGTAGGTGGTCAGAATTTTGTGGCCTATGATTAATGGATTTTGGATTTTATACCCATAGCCACAGAGGCTCACGGGTAGTAGGGAGCCACCTTAAGGAATGTGACCATCTTTTCGTTGGTGGGGGAGGAAATGGTAAAGTTCACTCAGCAATTCCCACACAAGTCATGATGGGAGCTTATTGCTACTACACCATATTGCTTACTTAACTCTAGAAATATAAGATAATGAGTAATATTGTTGTTAAAAGAGATAGTTAAATAAATTAGTGGATGAAAGgtgggtatttttttcatcttgaagTGGCATCTTGAAAGGCAAGGAGAATACATTTAGTTGAAGTTTTATACTGCAGTAAGTAGGATTGTACAGGAAGGTGTGATGTCTTCTTGGTATGATATATGTTCCCTGATAACTGCTAagaattcatatttttttttatttagttgcaGTAATATGCAAAGTTTGAGTCACTTTTGTGTCTGTATTTatagttattcttttttcatgtccccattattatctcctcttcttctactctaCTCCTCCAGATATATTAACATTTCTTTGTGAGAAGCTGTATTTGTTATATCATTCAAGCATCTCGCCATCCTCGGCTTTTCTTGGATTCTCTCAAATATGAAGCCTTCGTTCTtgcaataatgtgtgtgtgtgtgtgtgtgtgtgtgtatttacctagttgtataatacagggtccgagccaaagctcaattagtcctgtctccatacccgaatttgtccaatttttctttaaacatgtgcacactctttgccgcaactacctcttcttttaagttattccatatttcaaccgttcgatgcggaaagctgtatttcttaatatctcccaaacaatgactcttctttaatttcttcatatgtccccttgtacgtctatctccttcctccacttttacaactaggtcatctctgtctatcttctccatgccatttactaatttgaacattgttatcaggtctcctctttcccttctttcttgcagtgttggtaatccaatttcttccagtctttcctcgtaacttaggtcttccaattcaggtatcattttcgtagctgttctttgtattctttccaatttccttatatctttcttcttgtgtggagaccataccactgctgcgtattccagtttggggcgtatcatgtgtgttatgattttcttcatcatttctttgtctaggtaattaaatgccaccctgatatttgctagcaaattatatgtagagccaaatattccattgatgtgtttttctggtgatagcatgtcttgaattattactcccaagtctttttcttctttgctctttcgtattgtgattcctcccatcttatactcccatgaaggtctccttttacttcttcccatctccattacatggcacttttttatattgaattctaatttccatcgtttactccattcataaattctatcaatatccctctgtagttcctcacaatcctcttggttctttattactttcatcaattttgcatcatctgcaaacatgttaatgtagctatttaaacccacagtcatatcatttatatagacctgaaacattataggtgccaacacagacccttgtggtactccgcttgttatttcgcaccaacttgatttattatctctgattactgtgctcatttctctaccttggagataatccttcatccacttaagtatttttccttttagccctcctcgatgttccagtttccatacgagacttttatgtggaactgtatcagaagcttttttcagatctaaatagactgcatcaacccaaccatctctctcttgtagtttatctattactcttgtataaaagctcagtaagtttgttacgcaagatctctctttcctgaaaccgaattgtttttctgttattatattttcttgttcaagatattgcacccatctgtttttaatgactatttcacagagtttacttacaatactcgtgagtgagactggtctgtaattcagtggttccattttattacctcctttgtataacggtactatatttgctctcttccattcctttggtactttgtgtgtgtgtatgtgtgtgtgtgtgtgtgtgtgtgtgtgtgtgtgtgtgtgtgtgtgtgtgtgtgtgtgtgtgtgtgtgtgtgtgtgagtgtgtgtgcgtgtgtcttgaTGAGTGGGCCAAGGGAGGGACATCAGGCTCCCAGCAGGACTCTCAGCTGCCTAGACTCAGggacttttaccaccaccagtcTTCTTGGTCCCATGCTCACTTGTGTTGTCTTGCATCTTTCTACTTTCATcctcctgtctgcctgcctctgtctctcAGTAGTCTGCCaactcccccccacctctctctctctctctctctctctctctctctctctctctctctctctctctctctctctctctctctctctctctctctctctctctctctctctctctctctctctctctctctctctctctctctctctctctctctctctctctctcttatttctccagCAAATTGCACCATATCAGATACTGTACTTTATAAATCTAATGGAAAATTGAAGAGTTTAtgtattgtatatatttgtctCTTATTTCAGACTAgtaaagttttgtgtgtgtgtgtgtgtgtgtgtgtgtgtgtgtgtgtgtgtgtgtgtaggtaaggattaagtgctgtggtggtgtggacaCCAGATAGCTCCTTGCTGTCCTAAACATGCAGAttagttgcttttttttttttttttttttttttttttttttttttttttttcagtacatttttttcatgatttggcAAAGTTACTGTGTTGGAACCCTAAGACAAGAAAGAGGTGTATAACTGGCTGTCTTAAAGGTGAAACTCTCCAAGCTCTTGAGGATTGTGTCACCCATACAGATCACCTCTGTTGAAAGTGACCTTGTGCACACCCTCACATTTACCGCAACTCCTCCCAGAACAAAGAGCTTGAATTAGCCACTAAATGTGGTGAACCCTTATAGGATGAAGTCAGCTATTTTTACAGATCATATGGCATCTCTTCTGTAAAAATTCATTttctaatgttaatttattggTGAGTTacagtcttttttattttttgtttatttatttattttttttttggggggggaataTAAATGTGTCATACTCATGTTGAATATGCAATAGATGAAAGAAGTTATTTCTTAatgatattattttattgatgCAACACAATATGGTTTTGAAGAATATAATATGTCATACTCTTGTTACTGTCTTTGCATAAGccttaattttcatcttttttacttGTATGGGTCATGTGGAaactaatattatatatatatatatatatatatatatatatatatatatatatatatatatatatatatatatatatatatatatatatatatatatatatatatgttaactAAATTGCTACTTGTCttactttttaatctttttactcATAAATTATTTAGGAACTAAGATTAGATATGTTCACTAAATTGCTACTTGTTGGTGTTTACTGTCTCATCACAAGTTgtaacttttcatctttttggtcaTAGAAATCACAGGGGAACTAGGACTAGGCATGTTAACTAAATTGCTACCTGATAACCTTTATCATGTGTTTCCAAGTCTTGATATTTCATCTTGTTACTCACATCAGTCACTTGGGAACTAAGATTAGATTATGCTCACTAAATTGCCTTGGAAGCATAAATCATTCCATCTCAGCAAACTGTTAGTGTGAAGATTAACATACATGAAGATGAGAGTTGTGGGCTTATGAGTTAGTTGTTTACTGTTGATGTTGggagaaattaaacacacaaaatttGTTATGGCCATaagattcattattatttgtaagaAAGAGTTAAATGAGTCAGCTCGTAATTCAGATCTGTTAGATAATCTGACTGAAACTCTTTTTTCTGTTGAGCTTtttttaaaaatagcaatgaaGCAGGTTTAAAAAGTCTTCATTGAATCTCCTTTAGTcattagagagaaaaggaatggtaAATACTAAATATGCAAAGGTAAATGCTATAAGAGTTGACTGATGCTAGTAGGTAAATGATATACTGGTCGTACTCCTCAGTTTAAAATGaagtagcaatatatatatatatatatatatatatatatatatatatatatatatatatatatatatatatatatatatatatatatatatatatatatatatatatatatatatatatatatatatatatatatatatatatatatatatatatatatatatataatatatagtatATACAGCAAGTGTTTCAATGAATCATGGAGTGTGCTACTTGTGTTATGCTCAATCCGTGCTCAAAACTGACAAGTCACCAATATTTTGCATACCAGCACCATCCTGAATTGTCATGCTCAGTCCTTCTTGTCATGGTTGTTTTCCCTGCATCATCCTGACTCCCAGAATGAAGTGTAGGACTGTCACACTGCCTTAACATGGCACACTTGTGTTAGGTAGCCTTTTAACACCTCCATGTATTTGTATCATGATGGGAGGCCAACGCTTCTGCAGGTATGAATGAAGGAATTAGTGAGTTCTGGGCCAGGCAAGCAACATGCTGTGAATGAGGGTGATAGGTGGGAATATTTAGGAATGTTTCATATATGGACTGCCATGTGCAGACCTGATTTTTTgctgcttcccttgttttcttatgttcttatgttaacaTATTCATAGTTCATCACCAAAGTATTTGCCCAAAAATATGTTAAgtaacacaataaaataaaatgctttGACTGAATTATAATGCAGTGTTACTTTTCATCACTACTTTTATGTAATATTACCATTTAATAATGTATGAGTTATTGTACCAGTAAAGTAAGTAGGTGTGAGGAGATGCTGGGTGATGAGGGCAAGTGCAGGAggatgtgtagtgtgtgtgttaatggaaaGGGTTGGGGTGGAAGACACTTGTAGCCATGCAAAAAGGGTGGTGACAGGAGGCCAGCACCTGTACCATCACTGattgatggagggaaagaaggagtggAGTGGGGTGGGAGATGAGTGTGATAAGAGATGCATTAAGGAGATGGAAGATTGTCAGGAGGTGTAATTACATGGCAGTTGGTTGGCAGTCATCTGTAGGGACAGCAAGATAATTTAGGGACAGTACTGTTTATTCTTCAGCAATTATTTTTGTATAGCAAAGATTATGTAATAGATAACCAATGTTATATCACTTTTATTGCAAATGCTTCCCATTCAAGACTGGTCCTGTATTATGTAATTGTTCAatagaaaatatgtgaaaatagcTTTGTATTGGAAATTATTCAAAATGATCTATAAAAAGGATCTTTAGTAATGGAAACAGGTACATTCACTGATACTTAGTGTATGCATTTGCTGAAAGGTCACAGATTCATAATATTAAAAACTCATTAATACTGGAGCTAATGAGTGgttgaaagaagacaagaatattcataataatatgCATATATAAGAGTTTAAAGATTCACAGTATTAAAAACTCATTAAtgttgggtgtgtgggtgaaggtGGGAGACAAGGGGAGGGAAGCATTGGCAGGTGGGGAAGATAAGGAGCAAGGGCAGGTAGAGAGGGCAGGGTGGGGAAGCAAGGACATCCTGCTGGTTGTGACCATTACCCTCATGCTGGTCTTCCCATCTCTGAGAGCAGCTCTGACAAAGCAAAAAGTAATTTCCTTTTCAAAGACAAAtccatatttatttgtttcctaaagGAGACTTTAGGATGATATTTACTTGAGGTTTGTGGTGCAAGCTTCAATTTTGCCATGAAAGAAATATTGTCACAAGTAGGTAAGCTGAAATTCATCTAATGGCCATTATATGTAATTTCTTTCCAACTACTTAATATTTCAGATATAAAACAGCATTATAAGAAGCTTACCAGGCCTATTCCTGTTAATGCCTATCTGGTAGATTCTATATCTGatataaaatattattattagccTTACTTTTAAACTTACTGTAAATACTATGAAGTGTTTGAGAAGGTTACTGAGGTTACTGCCATGGAAATTGTCAAGTATAATGTCATACTTTAATCTGTGTAAAGGGCAAGGAAAATGCAGAAAGCCCACATACATTATGTGAGGTGGCTGAGCATTGTGTACCCCTGATGGTGGCTTATATCTCTGGTAACCTTTATgaccagaggaaggaggagggttggtAGACTGTTGTGGGCTTGTAGGGGTCTCCTCAGTGttgcttcctcctgtttttttgtactctattttttttttagagattttgttaaGAGTGCTTTCATATGGTtgatctgtccatctgtttattttaacaatttattttttctgtctttctatctgtttctgtttctccctatctgtctttctgtctgcttcTAAATATCTGCCTACCTGTActactaaaaagataaaaaaaaaatgttgaatgtcaatattgcatgctttttcaaaacactgaagaatAGCCAATATCTTAAtagatataaaataattttcccTACATAAGGCTCTATAAGAAACAATGGCAGCTactctttattcattccttgaGTTACTTTTCCCCAGTGGCCATAGAGCTACAGCacggaggtggaggtgatgctGTAGAAGTGAGCTGAATGTGGTGTGTAACATTGGCTTAGAGGTGATCAGCCTTTGGAGAGGGGCCGTAGCTGCCTCCCATATAGGGACTAATCGAGTTCTGGGGAGGCGGGTCTGGCTGGCCTCTGTGAGACAATTGGACAGTTGGAGATTATGGTGGGAGATGCCTGGATGTGCCCTATAGATGTTTGTATGGTTGCCTCCCTCCAAGGATCCCTTAAAGTTGTGTACACTCTGTAGGACGTATTTCTTACCTTATCGAATTATGAAAATTTGCTTTCATTTATCTCACCTGTCAAAGTCACTGCTATGGAATGTCTGCCACTACACTGAACAATGTGGGCCAGGCTGCCACATGTATGATGATTTTTGTCCTGCCCTAAATTTAAGATCCGGACTTAGAGAAATGTTTAAGTGAAACTTTGAGCCAGAAactgaaagagaatgaaaggtgatgaaaaataTCCACTGCTTAGTAGagtttgaaggaaaaaatgatacagtaaaatccctcttatccggcatcaatgggaccgctgacatgccggatacttgaatagaagtgaaattatgcccacaatcaccaccctacactcacgcatcttaccataacaaagattaGCTGATCGCTGTGCCGCGCGTCGCCGCCcgtgctgccacctcacactcaccagcacagttgtagcattgggcctgtaattgtgactccttctgatcttttcaagctgaactactcgtataacactttgtccatcatttcattatgatgatactgcagtgtgtgatgaTTTTCCactgcctttggggtgtcggtgactttcatgtaatcccgcaactttttcgtttgggatttaatgtcataaatagttgatgagcccacaccatattctgccattagttgctgtctgttttcacctctctctaatcatcGACAAAtttctaccttctgcttaagtgtaagcacaacacgcttcctcttttctacaactttaggtatgatgaaggcatcaggtgataaacagtgcacatgcgggactgagtcactgagtaaacacagtgcagtggaccacaggtggtgcgaagcagtgtgctctggtggcaaggggacaaagtatgcctcacgcgggaattttaatcaattttatgagtacacattgattttttatagattttaaggctcagggaaaaatgtgccggatacttgaagctgccggatacttgaatgccggatgagagggattttactgtattaggGGTTGGCCTGGTGGCGCCCATGCTGGGAGGGGGTGCATTTCGGGCATCGCAGCGGGATATTGGCAGCAGCATTATGTGATGGGATATCCGGCTGGCGTTAGTCAACCCTTGCGAATCCAACCCTTCGTGGtattccttctcccccctcattgggtctcctcctgttcccccccCATGAAAGTGTAGTGGCCCCCAGGCTTGGAGGAGGGCCTTTGTTACACCATTTGGCCAAGTTTCCTGTTGGGTGCACAGCCATATTGGTAGGTTGGCTGATCAGGCACCACCTGTCTGGTGTGAGGCTCTGCCCCTCCTGCCCATGTGTAGTTGCAGTGGTGGTtgtgacagtggtggtagtggtggtaacacAGTGGTCATATGGTGGTGCTCGCATGGCGTTTGGTGGCTCAAGAACTGTGAGATAGTGATCTGTGTAATACTCCAGCAAGTTTCTTGTTATAATCCTGTAATCAAAGGGCTTTTTACAACGCAGTGAAGTGAATAGATGAGTACCCTGTTGTGGTTACATTAGCaactttttgtatgtgtcattGTATGAAGGACTGTGCCAGTAGTCAGTAACCTTGAAATGTTATTGAGGAATCTGCTGCACACACATTGTTATGACTTATGACTGAGTAAGTATTTAATGGTATAGTGATAGCATGGTTTCTTATCTTCACAAGACACACATGTGAGGTGGTGTACTCTTGGCAGCAGTGCAGCAACACACAGGACAAGAGATTTTTGGGAAAATGTTATGTCTTGTGTAGCTGTGGTGTAGCACTTTGAGAGTTGGCTTATATCAAGACTGAAGGATATTATTTTATCCCTGCAAGTACAGTAGTGTGCTAAAGTATTTTGTGCAATAATTGCCAATGGCTGTTATGTGTCTAGACCACGGTGATCTGTAGCTCAGTGAAGGCTTATTGATTTGAGCTTTTCTTTtccaagtaagaaaaatatttaggcTTGGTGGTGGCCATAGAGTGGAATCATTAATCATAATAGGATCATTGAAGGAGTGGGGACAGAGGGCAGGTACACCTGGGTGGCAGGAGGCTCACTAATGCTTCCTGGCCAGGCAGGaggcctccctccacccaccatcaaGGATCACAAATTACTAGAGGTACTGGTAACACTGAGGAACAGTTATGAGTCCTGAGAAATTACTGCTGTGATGAAAATATAGGGTGTGTACTGCTTTACAtaatgtgtagtgtgtgtgtgtgtgtgtgtgtgtgtgtgtgtgtgtgtgtgtgtgtgggtgtgtgtgtgtgtatagacacattttgtttatattttcaatgatgaagattgtgagtgttttggtTGAGGTTTCATGGATGACTATAATTGCTCTGAACATGAAGGGAACATTATATCCTTTATGTAGTTGTAATGGTTGCCATGTGATATATGTTTTTacagtttatttatatacataaaccatgtatgctttctttttagtatatatacataacatATTTAAGCATTAACTGTTGTTGAAAACCAGGCAAGCTATATTCATCATTTATTCATGAATAGTTCTTATTGTAAGATTTTTAAAGCATATTTGGATCAAATTTTATCATAAGAGCTTTAATGTTTTAGGCACCAATATATTATTGTTTATCTGATGACCCCCACAAGTTGGTGATGGGAAAAACAAACCACAGCATCATAGGTTGTAGCTTTGTACATCAAATTTGTTacaagaataacagaaagagtGTTGACAGTATTTGTGTAATTACTGTTCATCCTTTGCTTGCAGGTGAGCATTTACTGTCTCCTGAGAAAAACATCAGCAGAGGAGACGTGACCCTTGACTCTGTGTCTCCTCTCAACTCTCCGTCCTTCACCCTCAATGGGATGGTACCAGACTTCAATCTTGACTTCAACCTTGATGAAGCCTTGAAATTTGTTGGACTGAACTGTTCTGAGACTGGGGAAACTGTCTGGAAGGTGAGCTGTCTATTTTGCAGTAGATATTACCATTAGGAGATAATAGATTACTTATTAGTCCATTGGCTATTATGACTTTGCCTTATACTGAAGGAAATTGCCTGGTTGGATGACTGGAATGTACTCATTTAAAAGGATGTTAATGCACAGTCAGTGAAGAGCTTGGTTAGAAGCTATGAAAGTGTTATCTCAGCCCTCAGAGCCTGAACCCACCTCTGACAATAAGGAAAGCcctggtaaggaggaggaggacagcttAGACACCTTGAACGACACCCTGGACGATATGATCCAGGCCTCCCAGCTTCATCCTCAACACCTGCGCTCACTACAGGTAAGTGTCTGCCTCTCCTGTGCATGGTCATCCAGAATataagaatgggaggaaaggagatcaTAAAAGACCAGCTGACCCACACAAAGTGGCTCCTGGTCAGTTCAGGGCAGTATGAGGTTCTTCCCTGTCTGAGCACCAGTGTAATATGTCatttaaaaattaaatattttttccatGGTTTGctgaaaaagaagggaattgCAATGTGatattaaatataaatattccAGAATAAGCATTTTCTCATGCGTTAAGCCTGTATGGCAGACTGAACCAATTTAAGGTTATTACAAAGCTAGCTCAAATAAAAAGCACAGCCATTCCATCTCAAATTTTTAACTGGTGCTTTTTTGGGAGAGAACaccaagatttatttatttatttttttttatttatttattttttttacttttttgtgcaTTTGACTTGGCTTTATATTCGTATgccaagacaagaaaagaaacaagtaaataaatatagatcaACAGATGCAAACAGTATACAGTACTCGCAGAGAATGGTGACGATGAATGAAATGACCAGAAGGACATACAGGAATAAAACAAATGGTACAAGATAATGATCTGCTGTGGTGCAAGTGGATGATCAATCAGGTGTGCTGAAAACTAGACaggtttatattttgttttctgtcttaaGTATTTAGTAATTTGATGTTTTACTTTTCTGAACCTTATTCTGTAGACCTTTGTTGTGGTAAACGATCTATTATTAATGTCCATATGTTGAAGAACACTTCTTTTCTTGATAATCACTTATGATGTGACCACAAACAAAATTCCTTCTTTCTGATCTGTCCACTGTAAGTCCCTTGACATTGACACTCAACATTCACACTTGACATTCACACACTCAGTCTCAGGTAGTAATTTTGCCATACCAGCATCAAAAGTGAATTAATATTGATCACTAGATAGATAACACACACAATAGCAGTAGCGGAGCATAGTGTGATGAGGATGTCAAGGAACGGCGTGGCATTAACCAGTGACTTACAGTGGCACAGAAACACAACCTCCTTGGCGGTGCGGGATGTGGAGTGATGGAGTCAGACAGACGGGAGTGGTGTGCTGTCATCGTTCAGTCTGCAGTCAGGTCATTACggtgtgaggtgaggcgtgggagagtggtggggagaggagaggagagggaaggaggagggttgcGGATTTCAGTCAAGTAATGTCTTGGTGTTGTTTTGAACATTTCCTGCATGACAAGGTGAGCTTAGCGGGCCGTGACGCACTGGGTTCCTTACTGACTGCTGCTCATccaacgccgccaccaccaccaccactatatccAGACCATCTCCACCTCtatcaccacctccattaccttcccttacctccacttctgtttcttccattatttttctagAGACTATTAGTACACAATCTTAGTAGAACACAcagtttcatgtttttattttattctatttttggcATGAAATGTCATGTTAATTTAACAAAatgatgtattattattattattattattattattattattattattattattattattattattgttattattattattattgtcgttattattatcatcatcatcatccttcttcttcttcttcttcttcttattattattattattattattattattattattattattatcattgcagTTTTTATATAGCAAATACCGAAAAATCGCACGTTACTTTAacttacaaaaatacaaacaaattattCTAAACCAAATCTTG
This genomic window from Scylla paramamosain isolate STU-SP2022 unplaced genomic scaffold, ASM3559412v1 Contig14, whole genome shotgun sequence contains:
- the LOC135097198 gene encoding uncharacterized protein LOC135097198 isoform X3 produces the protein MPKTCMTMCCREGSPKSDTTIDETPEDNLWLQLGFTVDSETGEHLLSPEKNISRGDVTLDSVSPLNSPSFTLNGMVPDFNLDFNLDEALKFVGLNCSETGETVWKPSEPEPTSDNKESPGKEEEDSLDTLNDTLDDMIQASQLHPQHLRSLQYSQRMVTMNEMTRRTYRNKTNGTR
- the LOC135097198 gene encoding uncharacterized protein LOC135097198 isoform X4, which codes for MPKTCMTMCCREGSPKSDTTIDETPEDNLWLQLGFTVDSETGEHLLSPEKNISRGDVTLDSVSPLNSPSFTLNGMVPDFNLDFNLDEALKFVGLNCSETGETVWKPSEPEPTSDNKESPGKEEEDSLDTLNDTLDDMIQASQLHPQHLRSLQRMVTMNEMTRRTYRNKTNGTR
- the LOC135097198 gene encoding uncharacterized protein LOC135097198 isoform X2, encoding MPKTCMTMCCREGSPKSDTTIDETPEDNLWLQLGFTVDSETGEHLLSPEKNISRGDVTLDSVSPLNSPSFTLNGMVPDFNLDFNLDEALKFVGLNCSETGETVWKPSEPEPTSDNKESPGKEEEDSLDTLNDTLDDMIQASQLHPQHLRSLQEKSFLRTQLIIYVDSENDHSERAEHFRIWAMVLHMHHYPLHAPAAAAAADS